A genomic window from Nicotiana sylvestris chromosome 11, ASM39365v2, whole genome shotgun sequence includes:
- the LOC104233493 gene encoding uncharacterized protein, translating into MGKVRTQIENNSTNTRFYPRNKLFLPPFNFNFLFQFFTSLHLFELRIPQFYSVREILFQIFDYLNNNHGAHLQDDKSLVVKCMIRNQVDSDFKDTFSQIGVVSIDWNHQDEFKT; encoded by the exons GTCCGAACTCAAATAGAGAACAATTCAACAAACACTCGTTTTTATCCACGAAACAAACTCTTTCTGCCCCCCTTCAACTTCAACTTTCTTTTTCAGTTCTTCACTTCTTTGCATCTCTTTGAACTTCGAATCCCACAGTTTTATTCAGTGAGAGAGATTCTTTTTCAAATCTTTGATTATTTGA ACAACAATCATGGTGCACATTTACAAGATGATAAATCTTTAGTTG TGAAGTGTATGATTCGAAACCAAGTTGATTCAGATTTCAAGGATACCTTCTCACAAATTG GTGTTGTCTCAATTGATTGGAATCATCAAGATGAGTTCAAAACTTAA